One segment of Dioscorea cayenensis subsp. rotundata cultivar TDr96_F1 unplaced genomic scaffold, TDr96_F1_v2_PseudoChromosome.rev07_lg8_w22 25.fasta BLBR01001515.1, whole genome shotgun sequence DNA contains the following:
- the LOC120256584 gene encoding putative disease resistance RPP13-like protein 3 — protein MAETVLSLVLTKLSELVTHELKLVHGVRDEMRWLESELRWIKSFIKDADGKGKRDENVKNWVNDVIQVAYLAEDAIDTFFIKVHHSKGGLSCIKRLKARHDVGKEICKIKERLNEIKARIALYGIQCSGEDGDALSLMPVRRRHFLSQPDDADIVGRFNDEKILLERLINHHCQQQQGSCVISIVGIGGLGKTTLARKLYRSNAVNNHFHKCIWLTVSQENSLMGLLRKLLKQVPGIKEEDLQNKEENDLIDMINDSLKTQRIFIVLDDIWREDVCVQMEGIFRNVNNGSRILITTRFLNVAKRADPSSTPHQLLLLNEGESKKLLLKKAFHWEDAETNCCSEFLDIGLRLVRKCGGLPLALVVLGGFLSIRDKTPVEWRRVLETMSWEAQGISTCQEILALSYEDLPHHMKLCFLYFSAYPEDSEIYGIELIRKWIAEGFIPQEGNKMMEETGEAILKELVQRSLIHANEWKSNGCVRTCGVHDLLLDFARSAAKKDRFLTVCSTQNDQPVSLASSSHRVAIHIINEPLTNEITNEISTRYDGLRTLIVFGRIVSSPEIIPAMFTFQFLRMLDLAAICLQDRIPEEIKLLIHLRYFKTVWYV, from the exons atggctGAAACCGTTCTTTCACTGGTTTTAACCAAGCTTTCAGAGCTGGTTACACACGAGTTGAAGTTGGTGCATGGTGTGAGAGATGAGATGAGATGGTTGGAAAGCGAGCTCCGTTGGATTAAAAGCTTTATTAAGGACGCAGATGGAAAAGGAAAGAGGGATGAAAACGTGAAGAACTGGGTGAATGATGTCATACAAGTTGCTTACCTAGCTGAAGATGCCATTGATACTTTCTTCATCAAGGTTCATCACTCCAAAGGTGGCCTAAGTTGCATCAAGAG gTTGAAAGCAAGGCATGATGTAGGTAAGgagatttgcaaaataaaagaaaggctTAATGAGATTAAAGCTAGGATAGCGTTGTATGGGATTCAATGCTCGGGTGAAGATGGAGATGCTTTGAGCTTAATGCCGGTGAGGAGACGTCATTTCCTATCTCAACCTGATGATGCTGATATAGTCGGACGCTTTAATGATGAGAAGATCCTACTTGAAAGATTGATAAATCACCActgccaacaacaacaagggtCTTGTGTCATTAGCATAGTTGGCATTGGTGGTCTTGGTAAAACCACCCTTGCTCGCAAACTCTACCGTAGCAATGCTGTCAACAATCATTTTCACAAGTGCATCTGGCTTACAGTTTCTCAAGAAAATAGTTTAATGGGGCTTTTGAGGAAGTTGCTCAAACAAGTTCCTGGCATTAAAGAGGAAGATTTGCAGAACAAGGAAGAAAATGATTTGATAGACATGATTAATGACTCACTAAAAACACAAAGGATTTTCATTGTATTGGATGATATTTGGAGAGAGGATGTTTGTGTTCAGATGGAAGGAATTTTTCGGAATGTGAACAATGGGAGCAGGATCTTGATCACCACTAGATTTCTTAATGTTGCAAAACGAGCAGATCCAAGCAGCACTCCGCACCAACTTCTGTTGTTGAATGAAGGTGAGAGTAAAAAGCTTCTTCTCAAGAAGGCCTTTCATTGGGAAGATGCAGAGACAAATTGTTGCAGTGAATTTCTTGATATTGGCCTTCGCCTCGTGCGCAAATGCGGGGGCCTGCCTTTGGCTTTAGTTGTACTTGGAGGTTTCCTATCAATAAGGGACAAAACACCTGTTGAGTGGAGGAGAGTATTGGAGACAATGAGTTGGGAGGCACAAGGAATTAGCACATGTCAAGAAATACTAGCCCTAAGCTATGAAGATCTTCCACATCATatgaaattatgttttctttatttcagtGCTTACCCTGAGGATTCTGAGATATATGGCATTGAGTTAATCAGGAAATGGATTGCAGAAGGCTTCATACCACAAGAAGGAAATAAGATGATGGAGGAGACAGGGGAGGCTATTTTAAAGGAGTTGGTACAAAGGAGCTTGATTCATGCAAATGAGTGGAAAAGCAATGGGTGTGTGAGGACATGTGGTGTTCATGATCTACTACTAGATTTTGCAAGGTCTGCGGCCAAGAAAGACCGTTTCCTCACTGTTTGCTCCACTCAAAATGATCAACCAGTTTCTTTGGCATCGTCATCTCACCGGGTGGCAATTCACATCATCAATGAACCCTTGACCAATGAAATCACCAATGAAATCAGTACAAGGTACGATGGACTGAGGACTTTAATAGTATTTGGAAGAATAGTTAGTTCTCCAGAAATAATTCCCGCCatgtttacatttcagtttcTAAGAATGCTTGACTTGGCTGCGATTTGTCTCCAAGACAGAATACCAGAAGAAATCAAGCTCTTGATTCATTTACGCTATTTTAAGACTGTTTGGTATGTATGA